In one Methylobacterium sp. SyP6R genomic region, the following are encoded:
- the ubiE gene encoding bifunctional demethylmenaquinone methyltransferase/2-methoxy-6-polyprenyl-1,4-benzoquinol methylase UbiE — protein MAGDETSTDFGFERVRLAEKQDRVNEVFRSVAKRYDLMNDLMSGGLHRAWKSAFVSTLRPSRTRPFRLLDVAGGTGDIAFRTLEAGGPDTKVTVLDINEAMLGVGRERAGHRYGSRIDFVAGNAESLPLPGNTFDAYTIAFGIRNVPRIELALAEAHRVLKVGGRFLCLEFSHVDVPGLDKIYEAYSFKVIPRLGAMVAGDKESYQYLVESIRRFPTPGSFSRMIEEAGFGHVTHRPLSGGICAIHSGWKLA, from the coding sequence ATGGCCGGCGACGAGACCAGCACCGATTTCGGCTTCGAGCGCGTCAGGCTCGCGGAGAAGCAGGACCGCGTCAACGAGGTCTTCCGCTCGGTGGCCAAGCGCTACGACCTGATGAACGACCTGATGTCCGGCGGCCTGCACCGGGCCTGGAAGAGCGCCTTCGTGTCGACGCTCCGGCCCTCGCGCACCCGGCCGTTCCGGCTGCTCGATGTCGCCGGCGGCACCGGCGACATCGCGTTCCGCACCCTCGAGGCCGGCGGGCCCGACACCAAGGTGACGGTGCTCGACATCAACGAGGCGATGCTCGGCGTCGGCCGCGAGCGGGCCGGCCACCGCTACGGCTCGCGCATCGATTTCGTCGCCGGCAACGCCGAGTCGCTGCCGCTGCCGGGAAACACCTTCGACGCCTACACCATCGCCTTCGGCATAAGGAACGTGCCGCGGATCGAGCTGGCGCTGGCGGAAGCCCATCGGGTGCTCAAGGTCGGCGGGCGCTTCCTGTGCCTCGAATTCTCGCATGTCGACGTGCCGGGGCTCGACAAGATCTACGAGGCCTACTCGTTCAAGGTGATCCCGCGGCTGGGCGCGATGGTGGCCGGCGACAAGGAATCCTACCAGTACCTCGTCGAGTCGATCCGCCGCTTCCCGACTCCCGGGAGCTTCTCGCGGATGATCGAGGAGGCGGGCTTCGGCCACGTCACCCACCGGCCGCTCTCGGGGGGCATCTGCGCCATTCATTCCGGCTGGAAGCTCGCGTGA